The Pangasianodon hypophthalmus isolate fPanHyp1 chromosome 14, fPanHyp1.pri, whole genome shotgun sequence nucleotide sequence agtatagtacagtatagtataatataatatactgtagtatagtgtggaAATGAGAAGCTCAGGTCTCAGCTCTGAAGCATGATGGGACATAACAAAGTGCACTACTGTGTTCATCTTGACCTTCTTAAAACACGGTATGAATTTGGTTAAATTTGGAGAATGTCgaattttttgccaaaaaaacacaaaggctaaccccttacaatttttttgggtgaaaattGTGACGTTCTCAGATCTCCACCAAATTTGCCCCGCTTGTTAAGGTGTTCAATTCGAACATAAGAGTGTAATTAGTTTTGTTCtatcacactccaaagctgagaaatagtatattatagtatagtatagtacagtatactacagtatggAAATAAGAGGCACAGATCTCAGCTCTGGAACATGATAGAATGAAAGTAAGTGCCCTACTGCGTTCCTCTTGACCTTCCTAATGCATTTTGTGAATTTGGCTAGAATCAGCGAACGTCaaattttttgccaaaaaaagcacaaaggccatttttttgggtgaaaaatgtGACGGTCTcagatcttcaccaaatttgccCCGCTTGTTAAGGTGTTCAAGTCGAACATGAGAGTGCAATTAGTTTCATCCTGTCACACTCCAAAACATAtttagtatagtacagtatagtataatataatatagtatagtgtggaAATGAGAAGCTCAGGTCTCAGCTCTGAAGCATGATGGGACATAACAAAGTGCACTACTGCATTCGTCTTGACCTTCCTAAAACACGGTATGAATTTGGTTAAATTTGGAGAATGTCGAATTTTTtgcccaaaaaaacacaaaggctaaccccttactaTTTTTTTGCTTGAAAATTGTGACGTTCTcagatcttcaccaaatttgccCTGCTTGTTAAGGTGTTCAATTCGAACATAAGAGTGTAATTAGTTTTGTTCTATCACACTCCAAACCTGAGaaatagtatattatagtatagtatagtacagtatactacagtatggAAATAAGAGGCACAGATCTCAGCTCTGGAACATGATAGAATGAAAGTAAGTGCCCTACTGCGTTCCTCTTGACCTTCCTAATGCATTTTGTGAATTTGGTTAAATTTGGAGAACATCAAATGTTTTGCCAAAAAAgcacaaaggctaaccccttaccattttttttGGAGTAAAAATTGTGACGTTCTCAgatcttcaccaaattcacCCTGTGTGTTAGGGCGGTCAAGTCTAACACAGGAGTGTACTTAGTTTCATCCTGTCACACTCCAAAACATATTtagtacagtactgtgcaagatagtatagtatagtacagtacagtacagtacagaacagtacagtatagagtggtatagtatagtatagtatagtacagtacagtacagtatagagtggtatagtatagtatagtacagtacagaacagtacagtatagagtggtatagtacagtatagtatagtatagtgtagtatagtacagtacagtacagtatagagtggtatagtatagtatagtacagtacagtacagaacagtacagtatagagtggtatagtatagtatagtatagtacagtatagtatagtatagtgtagtatagtacagtacagtacagtacagagtggtattgtatagtatagaatagtatagtgtagtatagtacagtacagtatagagtggtatagtacagtatagtatagtacagtacagtatagagtcatatagtatagtatagtatagtatagtacagtacagtacagtacagaacagtacagtatagagTGGTATAGTACAgaatagtatagtgtagtatagtacagtacagtacagtataaagtggtatagtatagtatagtatagtacagtacagtacagtatagagtggtattgtatagtatagaatagtatagtgtagtatagtacagtacagtatagagtggtatagtacagtatagtatagtacagtacagtatagagtcgtatagtatagtatagtatagtatagtacagtacagaacagtacagtatagagtggtatagtatagaatagtatagtgtagtatagtacagtacagtacagtatagagtggtatagtatagtatagtgtagtgtagtataatacagtacagtacagtatagtgtggtatagtgtagtatagtcttctttttattcttcttctttcggcttttcccttaaggggtcgccacagcgtatagtatagtacagtacagtatagtatagtacagtatagtgtggtattatatagtatagtatagtatagtatagtatagtatagtatagtatagtatagtatagtatagtgtggtacagtatagtgtggtatagtatagtatagtatagtatagtatagtgtggtataacatagtatagtacagtacagtatagtgtggtattatatagtgtagtacagtatagtgtagtgtagtacagtataatgtggtatattatagtatagggtagtacagtatagtatagtatagtatagtattgtgtggtacagtatattatagtatagtacagtatagtgtggtattatatagtatagtatagtatagtatagtatagtatagtattgtgtggtacagtatattatagtatagtacagtatagtgtggtattatatagtttagtatagtatagtatagtatagtatagtacagtatagtgtggtattatatagtatagtatagtatagtatattatagtatagtacagtatagtgtggtatattatagtatagtatagtatattatagtatagtacagtatagtgtggtatattatagtatagtacagtatagtgtggtattatatagtttagtatagtatagtatagtatagtacagtatagtgtggtattatatagtttagtatagtatagtatagtatagtacagtatagtgtggtattatatagtatagtatagtatattatagtatagtacagtatagtgtggtatattatagtatagtacagtatattagtatagtacagtatagtgtggtatattatagtatagtacagtatagtgtggtattatatagtttagtatagtatagtatagtatagtacagtatagtgtggtattatatagtttagtatagtatagtatagtacagtatagtatagtgtagtgtagtgtagtgtagtgtggaaATGAGAGGAACAAgacaagaacaaaacaaagtGCACTACTGTGTTCGTCCTGACTTTCCTAACACGTGCTGtcaatttggtgaaaatcagaGAACGTCAATTTTTTTTGCCCTAAAAAAGTTTCATCCTATCTCACACCAAACCTGCGAtgtagagtagtgtagtgtggtgtagtatttCTTTGTTAAGGAAATagcactttttaatctgtttatttatctgtgaatgagcttttagagaaacaataacacactcggaggaccACAttaactactgtcagagctgctgttatagaatattaatcaaaaccttctcaaccaatcagaatccagatcCCAGCAGCGCTGAGGTATAAGACAAGATGAAAGTTTAATACGAGTGCAGCTCTGATGACGTGGTGGATATTCGATACAGGTGGAGTCATGTTGTGGTTAACGGCTTGACGCTGAGCAGGAATGTTCCTCACGGCCATTTCAGGTAGAATTACTCCtcatcagtcaggtttcagttGACGTGAGTCACAGAAAGACGTGACGAGgtatttacatttcattcagTGTAGAGCAGAACCAAAGAAAGTTAGACACACAGTTAAATATATTaccacctttatttatttatttatatatttatttttacacatgtgAAATGTTCCAGAACGTTCACATCTTTTATAAGAGTTGTAATGAACAGCTTTAGTATTAGATCCACTAAtataaaatagcaaatataTTAATCTTACATCATACGTTACAACACGATAAACAAAATATACGAAGAAAGCGCAGCTCGGCGTGATTGTGCGTACGACACACTGACCAGCAGATGCATtgtacaatgaaaaaaaaaggaaaaaataatttacaattttctgtaaaattctgttaataaaaaaaaaaacaacacaccagGCCTCTCCGAGTACACTGTGGAGTTTTTCCTCCAGCTTCAGAGAGCCTGAgagaaagaaactgaaaagaatGCACAGTAAAGGTGGAGCTGTAAAAACCACAACAGTTTCAGCCTCCAGAAGAAACTCAACAGAATAACAATGTGGTGAGATCAacgatgagtgtgtgtgaccttCATTTtgtgaagagagaaaaaaaaaaaaaaaaaagaaaaagtgagaaaaacaataaCAGACTCAGAGAACATTCTGAAATACATGGAGGGTTTAACATGAACAGTTTTGTTCTTGTCAAAAGTAATTACGTTTTTATAAATTGCAAATCCATAATCAGATTCATAAACGTGCCAGTTTGGATGTAATATAATCTCTGTAAAACGTTTTACAACCTctggttaaatattttttaacattttttaacatcTTAAGGGGCGGGGCCTTCGTGGGCCGAGGGGGTGGGGCTAAAGAAGTCGCCTGAGGTTGTGTAGCTGAAGCCTGAAGCTCTAGGAGTTGTGGCAACATGTAAAGTATGAATTATTTACGCACAGATTCATGCGACTGACTTTGGATTTGCGATTTACAAGTTCAGGTATTCTCGTACAGCTACTTTGAACTTGGGTTGATTTCTCAAATCCGGTCTCTCTGTGTGCGTCAGCTCTTCTGTGATTCCTCTGAATCACAACACAACACCGCTCGATTTTCCTCCAACAGTTCACGTTCACAAAagtccctgtttttttttttttttaacccttcaAAGATCTACTCGAGCTTAGAGAGCGGTGCACGAGCGAGAGGAAAGCTTAGCTTCGGATCCTACGGACACCTCggtgtctctctgtttttcactttgacGGCTCTGCAGAGTTCCTGCACTCTGTCAGCCCTCAGATGAAGATTTCCACTGCCTCAGCTTCCACGCTGTCCAGACCTTCAAACGGATTCACAGCCTTCTGCTTGCTGCTTTCTGTGAAAAATCAACGTCATGTAGATAAGTAAAGGAAGTGACTTTTCCGTAAATACAGACCAAACCTTGTATATAGTTGCTTCAAAAGACATTGCTGACGTCTTGGCTTGGATGTGAACACATTTTGGTGTAAGAATGACATTAGCTCTGTTTACATGCAGCCcaataatctgttaataatctgttaataatcTGACTGAGAGATTAATAAACCTCAATTAAATTTCTCTCCAATCGAATGAGGTTTGTAAGCcgataaatagaaaataattgcTGTGTAAGCCTTCGCGTTTGATTACTTTGTGTGCGTTCTGCACGTTCGTTTGAGTCACGATGTTCTCTTTGAGCAATACTgagcaataaaagaaaataaattgtgtacagtacagttcaTGCTACAGATCCAAATCTATTTACAATAATTGTGAGGTTGTGATGAGTGTCAAACTAATGATCTGAAGCAGATTGGTGAGTTTttaatattgttgttttttttttttaatatttgccagaaattcagtaaaatttcagtaaaaaatgggggaaaactTTCATAAAGCCTCTATTTCTTGTTGCAGTTTTTATCCAAACAGTGGCGTTTAATGTTGCTACTATTAGAAAACGAGTAAAGGCGTTATATGTATCTgtcaaagaaatgaaaaatgtgacatttaCGTTATTTTCAACACCAACAGCATCCATGTTACTGAATTTCAGGCGAATATGACATTCTGAGCAACTTTTCTGCGCTCACACTCTTTTCTTCTCGCTGTCCGTTTGATAATCACACTTGGAGGACGTTTTGTTGAGacggaaataatttaaaactcgTTAAAAAGACGAGCAGCGAGAACTCGTGAGTCTTCTCattatattgaatatattaatatacttatataatagaatatactaatatttctctttattagtttgcttttaaacaaatatgagATTATTAATCCTATTTCAAGCATAAAATTGTCTAAATCTATGGGAAGATATTTTAACTTGTTTCATTAAGAGtttctagaaagaaagaaaattatctGCCGATAGAACGAGAtgattttaaatgtgaaattagtaaatatagGAAAAAGTTTAAACGCATCACATTTGTtatataatctcataatgagaaaaatTAGATCGTTGTTCCTTTATTCAAGATCtcttcacttgctaagacaTAATTTTCCGCAGTGAATCTGCACTCGTACTGAATTCAGTCTGATTGATGAAAATATTTGCATGCAAGCGTAAGCCGTTGCGtagtacatttcttttttttaaaacaatccattcatttaacactgtaaatatttctTCATATCAGTGAGCTAACATTCTGctctgttctcacacacacacacacacacacacacacacacacagtggtaaATCAATAACCGCTGGAGTGCAGCTCGAGCCTAATCGATGTGAACTGTTTTCCGACTCTGTGCAATGATCCATGCAGAGCTCATACTAATCACTAACTCATTCTGTTTTTCCACTCCTCATcatcatatgtgtgtgtgtgtgtgtgtgtgtgtgagcgagagagagagagtgtgtgtactgacCCAGGCTGCTGGACAGTTGCTGTGCggttggtggtgtgtgtgtcgcaTCAGCAACACGGGAAAAACTCGACGTGTTTCCTGTCTGCTCATCTGTGTCGCACTTTCCTGTAGCTAaccaaagaaaagaacatttttatttcaaacgcctctaaatattaaaaataacattagcGTCACTACGACTATTACGTTCTTACCTTTACTGTAGGCGGAGCTCGAGTCAGAGTGGGCAGGGCAACCCGAAGACACGCCCTCGCCCTCTTCACCTTTCTCCTGTTCCTGCTGGAGTCGATAATGAAGAACGCTGATCACGGCGTCCTTCTCCATGATCTGCCCGTACAGAGCACGGATcctgatcaaacacacacaccgtacaagATTAAAGACTTATTTCGTGATCTTTTATCACAGACACAATAGGACATTGGACATTTTGAAATGGAATGCGTGGTACAAAAGGAAAGGATTTGAATAAAGTGAAATATCAAACTCAGTATGATCTCGTACCTGTTCTCTACCTCCTGGCTCTGAATCTCAGCGTGAGGCAGATCCTCGCTGTAGCTGGTTTTAGACGAATGACAGGGCGAGCggttgttgatgatggtggCGTCTCTGTGAAAACGGAATAAAAACCGATAaatacaagggaaaaaaaatcatctgtttATACTGAAGGCGTGATTTGATTTGAGGTCTTCACCTCTGAGCTGCAGCGGTGGCCGCTGTGTCCATGGCGAACTCCATCATGGTTTTCTCCTCCAGGTATTTCTGCTCCCAGCGCGTCATGTCGGCCTCCAGGGCCAAAATCCGCTCCTCTCGTTCCCTCAGGCGCTCTAGCAGGGTGCTCACGTTCGCCGAGGATGCCGAGACGCCCGAGACGGCTGGAGACGTTTGGCTCTGCCTCTGTTGGAGTACAATCAGAGAAATACAGCGATTACTGTACGGCTTAACCTTAAaatgattagagtgtgtgtgtgtgtgtgtgtcctattCATGTACACACCTGTTGGTTCCTGAGCGTGCGCAGCTCCACTTCGAGTCGCGTGCGCAGACGGAGCTCCAGGCCCTCTCTCTTCTCACAGGTGGCTTGTAACTGAGCCAGCGCCCCCTGCAGACGCTCCACCCGCTCCACGTATGCGTTCTTCCTGTGCAGCTCGGCCTGCAGCTGCCGGCTGCGCTCCTGCGCGGCGCTCGTCTCCTCACGCAGGAGCTGCACCTCCCGCTGCAATCGCGCACACTCCAACTTCTGCTCCTCatctgagagacagagtgagacagaaactgATTACGGATTCAACAGACGAGCTTAGAAGTGTTTTTCAAAGAGTTTAGGAATCAGTGTTCTTGGAATAACGCTTATTTATATCTCCTTCCCACTTTTCCCTACACGAGTTACCGAGTATCACAGTAATTAATTAGTCTCATCTGTTGCTTCTTAATCTGGctggtttttatatttaaaccttctgtctttctcccagGTCTTGTTAAAGTATTTTATGAGGTTTACTGCATTATCGCTGTATTCAACGTAACTTAAGTGGCAAGTCAGAACTCGGAATTACATCATTGTTATCTATTGTGAGCAACAAGCCGTGATGAGTGATGTGTGTTTTCCGCCTTGAAGCAGCGAACtgtatagatttaacaagcgaatatgtctgcTAATAtaaagaagtgctgctttgtcTACTGTTCATGCtctgagcagccatgttgatttgacatcgcttgctgaactcggggttgacgAGACCATCATGAGAGTTCACAAGCAGCAAATCAGAGttgaggggattttttttttcgtttgttttatttctctggtCGGAGGTTACAACCTTTATTCGAACGTAGCATGTGAAGCTGTGAACTTTTTCATGTCGTCATTTAGATTTAGTCACATCACCGTTGACACCAGATAAaggaaaaagtttaaaaaggaAAGTGAAATTCTTACAGGAACAAAGCAGTCAGTTAAATAAGAATGAGTAGAGGTAAGGGAAAAGTAAAggtaacattaatataaatgtctatagttgtaaatgtaaacatttttatgtgGATAAGAGGTTTATAGCGTATTTTAATGCATGTGGTTTAGCTCTGGACTTTGATTATGTTCTCTCATTAACTCTAATAAACCTATTAACGTGCTggtttattcagttattcatcttaaagcagattatttagtaactaccatgaattattcagtaactacagtcaAGCTTATAGGAATGGTGTGTATTAAAAAGACTTTACAGGGAGTTTACAGGGTTAAGCTCATAATAGCTGAGATTACTAAAACCAAGGCTCGTCCTAGGATGCCATGTTTGTGTTGGGATTTCCTGCTCATATCCAAAGAATTCGGTTGCAAAATATGGACCGTGTCATTTTACGTAAGAGGCCAAGGAATGcgacggaaaaaaaaaaaggagaagcgGCCACCCTCCCTGTAACACACATCCTTGAAGTTTAACATTCCTTCATCTGTTTCCCAGAGTAAAAAAGTGGAGTCCGGAATAAACAATGCCTGATCtgtgtgcttaaaaaaaaaaaaaagatgagaggGTCACTGAACAGTGATGAACTGATCATTCTACTTTCAGGACAAAGGTCATGTGGGTTGTCAGTGAACCAAATTCCTGAGCTGAAGGCTGAAGGCTGAAAACTGGCTTCCTGCTTGATCTTAAGTGAGTTAACAGAGATGCGGCTTTTCCAAGAATCCTCCCACAGATATGAGGGACTGTGTTTACAGTAACTTTAGCAGCTCTGAATTtccctacgttcacactagtgtgtgaaaaaaaacacacatttctgtgcAAATTAGTTTTTAGTACAGCGACAAATCCAGGATCAATCACGTGCGGTCCGACTTTTCTTCAATTCCCCGCTCACAAcattagttcctacctgcaattaccGCTGAAGAAAAACTTATAGCGGTGGTTTCATTTAATCCTGTCATACACGATCTGTCATTAAACGTGTACAGAGAGATATACAGAAACAAAatttggaaggaagtagcagaagATCGTTGGCTAAAGccgttatttaatttgtgtttagctATTTAGCCTTAGATCATACATTTCTGGGtacgaaagaaaaaaaaaaaaactgaacagaccacgcccacaggtgacaaactacaagcgacacGAACAACTTGTCATGTTTTTCTGGCTAAATATTTAAAGAGTGTGATTTTTAAACAGCTCTAATGTACACTACACTGGTTTAAAAGCATCACTGAGTTAATAACGCTGCTGATTTACTCACTCTGCATGCGGAGTTTGGCGATAACCTGCTCGTTATGGTCAGCAGCTTTCACGTCTTTCGCCGCCTGAATGCTGCTGCTCTCCAGACTGTCTgtaaaacaaataagcaaacgCATGAGCATCACATCAGTACTACCTAAGAATCCGGACAGGTTA carries:
- the amotl2b gene encoding angiomotin-like protein 2b codes for the protein MRTEEVSSTVLHRLIQEQLRYGNPTDARTLLAIQQQALRSAANAGAGSPRSSSDSLSQEERQEPQGQEHHVDFQHSEIYLPYHHEQLPTYEQAKANSQLLASQWYQDRQVYPEDAVKPSHARSLSERLMQLSLLRQDVNAESLSASSSCSYPQIAGYQVRPHHLGFQPHTSTSDHTHEFEAFYPKPPPPFHSQHTRLVPPVPSPEARHVLCSAPPAGREVSSQMELLMKENERLKQELEGHAEKALRIQKLEQEIQRISEAYDTLMQGCVKRETLEQTLRSKLMAEIKRLQDVNTDLRDSLESSSIQAAKDVKAADHNEQVIAKLRMQNEEQKLECARLQREVQLLREETSAAQERSRQLQAELHRKNAYVERVERLQGALAQLQATCEKREGLELRLRTRLEVELRTLRNQQRQSQTSPAVSGVSASSANVSTLLERLREREERILALEADMTRWEQKYLEEKTMMEFAMDTAATAAAQRDATIINNRSPCHSSKTSYSEDLPHAEIQSQEVENRIRALYGQIMEKDAVISVLHYRLQQEQEKGEEGEGVSSGCPAHSDSSSAYSKATGKCDTDEQTGNTSSFSRVADATHTPPTAQQLSSSLESSKQKAVNPFEGLDSVEAEAVEIFI